In the Drosophila takahashii strain IR98-3 E-12201 chromosome 3R, DtakHiC1v2, whole genome shotgun sequence genome, one interval contains:
- the Nuak gene encoding uncharacterized protein Nuak isoform X3 has protein sequence MVISKPDGAAPNGAAGGAGATSAAQSAAPTGLDATGNSLAHPSGIPQDQIDNIMSGIANTGDVKMNNHRKKLRQRFDIIKKLGQGTYGKVQLGINKETGQEVAIKTIKKCKIEAEADLVRIRREVQIMSSVHHPNIIHIYEVFENREKMVLVMEFAAGGELYDYLSERKVLTEEEARRIFRQVATAVYYCHKHKICHRDLKLENILLDEKGNAKIADFGLSNVFDDQRLLGTFCGSPLYASPEIVEGTPYQGPEVDCWSLGVLLYTLVYGSMPFDGSNFKRLVKQISQGDYYEPRKPSRASTLIRDMLTVCPRKRASIEQICSHWWVNENDNVSCLDLAEDLANQTPVRLDVLLSLTPATITADQLVVPSAEGAAAAKAAANERVPRSHSVGSIRDMGPPNTEAERRILDMVAAGGEAALMPSPTRTITPAQSPVQTKRKLQPTVSTENAAGTTAKKKEKPANSSFVISKDGAPLTEAPPPTIIEPQATLMEAETIANIPEEVPAPAPSYSQKDMQMVGDLCEQLMGNSSTTPVAAAPPAPCTPVARQATRGKLDAVAETPEEKDATKVIKKFVNKHKTADLVNAINESASKAVAPVAAAPPFVRKCSLQDETTLNKFNSERRKSRILETAEKFQPPPPVATAAGVTPPEKPKKLSIPGVSVGSFKKEFEKKATNPPTVEGPTPGELRAQEQVAAAAAAAQEAEALSTPPPSPVVASQSLEASDSKNSVASISLDEARRSMENSIALLLQAQNESSKEVDQLCAQTETIGVSEPATLQERERKLKNARAIIGNAIQPVIRRPTPFYGIGNGNGNGYGNDMVGGGVGGGGSSVNSAPKRAQSGINFMGYSGAISPGTAAAATSPPIMEPQTAPPVLISPNALAAAKQTIQQRIFGGGLASPNSNSLTRRPATWQPQASYSTASIFQPPPSASSPFKMLQQQYQQRCQEDQKPSALFTPPPSPQYAASHALAQTAATYGSSNNSSNSGTSSSNNRGNSSNSNIGNCNTMPNLKYNVNSRTRPFNHNQAQDTLNTNASATCALPAAMWLKSSPGIEGPPTPPGAVKTSTASITLKSATLPRRKINAKAEVQLDIKPRIPEQGAPPQPAMRFSTEMQHPVADLRSAPPREGPIPYSPIKTTVQARATSLEPKEHVITIQRPPTQHAYGRTGSNTTTRSGSLSRQSTVESESDATTTATNMSQATITSTSQPIKKSPREFIIPIAVEGGGFITPRERSVEPSESSHTTSSRSTFTRLRPSRRIGSLLSEAGFDEGSPFQKMRTTSITRDGVSGGAEDEARFTPHRLRSSRPVKKISQDNDSQSSNEEDDDDDDGFEILTAENLFSTLLQRVRALTNRLNVNSDLTVGFPSHSSRLLTDISRQAQSHSPFWSQGSPFASRLNSSNSSGLGAPWRHSMSRDLGSDMESMFSRTGATLPRVGLTTLTTTTTPTKHVITINQSPFSTATKTHPGHFATATATTTAKTVAVAVAGVPKQLTITTTTTTNSSSSNANGRSRPPAIPAIKSAGTITATQLPAKTSTTSTTSNPPRKP, from the exons ATGGTGATAAGCAAACCCGATGGAGCGGCGCCCAATGGAGCGGCGGGAGGAGCGGGCGCCACATCAGCAGCACAGTCAGCTGCTCCAACGGGCCTCGATGCAACCGGGAACAGTCTGGCGCATCCCTCTGGGATACCGCAGGATCAAATAGACAATATCATGAGCGGCATCGCCAATACGGGCGACGTCAAAATGAACAATCACCGCAAGAAGCTGCGACAAAG ATTTGATATTATTAAGAAACTAGGACAAGGCACCTACGGCAAGGTGCAATTAGGTATTAATAAGGAAACCGGCCAAGAGGTGGCCATTAAAACTATCAAGAAGTGCAAAATCGAGGCCGAGGCTGATTTAGTGCGCATCCGGCGCGAGGTGCAGATCATGAGCTCAGTGCATCATCCAAACATCATCCACATCTACGAAG TATTCGAGAACCGTGAGAAAATGGTGCTTGTTATGGAGTTTGCCGCTGGCGGCGAGCTCTACGACTATCTGTCTGAAAGGAAGGTTCTCACCGAGGAGGAGGCGCGCCGAATCTTCCGCCAGGTGGCCACCGCCGTCTACTACTGTCACAAGCACAAGATTTGCCATCGCGATCTCAAACTGGAGAACATCCTGCTGGACGAGAAGGGCAATGCGAAG ATTGCCGATTTCGGTTTGTCGAATGTGTTCGACGACCAGCGCCTGCTGGGCACCTTCTGCGGCTCCCCACTCTACGCCTCGCCAGAAATCGTGGAGGGAACTCCGTACCAGGGACCCGAGGTGGACTGCTGGTCGCTGGGCGTGCTGCTCTACACGCTGGTCTACGGCTCCATGCCCTTCGATGGGTCCAACTTCAAGCGGCTGGTGAAGCAGATCAGCCAGGGCGACTACTATGAGCCGAGGAAGCCTTCGCGGGCCTCCACCCTGATCCGGGACATGCTGACCGTGTGTCCGCGGAAGCGGGCCAGCATCGAGCAGATCTGCTCGCACTGGTGGGTGAACGAGAACGACAATGTGTCCTGCCTGGACCTGGCCGAGGATCTGGCCAATCAGACGCCAGTGCGTTTGGATGTCCTGCTGTCACTCACGCCAGCCACAATTACGGCGGATCAGCTGGTGGTGCCGTCGGCTGAGGGAGCAGCTGCAGCCAAGGCGGCGGCCAATGAACGCGTTCCCCGCTCCCATTCGGTGGGCTCGATCCGCGACATGGGACCACCGAACACGGAGGCGGAGCGCCGCATTCTGGACATGGTGGCCG CTGGAGGAGAAGCCGCCCTGATGCCCTCACCCACCAGGACCATTACGCCCGCCCAGAGTCCGGTGCAAACGAAGAGGAAGCTGCAGCCCACTGTTTCCACGGAGAATGCAGCCGGAACCACCGCCAAGAAGAAGGAGAAGCCGGCCAATAGCTCGTTTGTGATCAGCAAGGATGGTGCGCCGCTGACTGAGGCCCCACCACCGACCATCATCGAACCCCAAGCGACGCTCATGGAGGCGGAAACGATTGCCAATATACCAGAGGAGGTCCCGGCACCAGCGCCCAGTTACTCCCAGAAAGACATGCAAATGGTGGGCGATCTCTGCGAGCAGTTGATGGGAAATTCTTCCACCACTCCCGTGGCAGCTGCACCACCTGCACCCTGCACACCTGTTGCTCGCCAGGCCACCCGGGGCAAACTGGATGCTGTGGCGGAGACGCCCGAGGAGAAGGACGCCACCAAGGTGATCAAGAAGTTTGTGAACAAGCACAAGACCGCCGATCTGGTGAATGCCATCAATGAGAGTGCCTCCAAGGCGGTGGCGCCCGTGGCTGCTGCTCCGCCCTTCGTGCGCAAGTGCAGCCTGCAGGATGAGACCACACTGAACAAATTTAATTCGGAGCGTCGGAAATCGCGCATTCTGGAGACGGCCGAGAAGTTCCAACCACCGCCGCCAGTGGCCACAGCAGCAGGAGTAACTCCTCCAGAGAAACCCAAGAAACTCAGCATACCCGGCGTCAGTGTGGGCAGTTTCAAGAAGGAGTTCGAGAAGAAGGCCACCAATCCTCCGACCGTAGAAGGACCCACTCCGGGTGAACTGAGGGCCCAGGAGCaggtggcagcagcagcagcggcggcccAGGAAGCCGAAGCTTTGAGCACTCCGCCGCCATCGCCAGTGGTGGCCTCGCAATCCCTGGAGGCCAGCGATTCCAAAAACTCGGTGGCCTCCATTTCGCTGGACGAGGCCCGTCGCTCCATGGAGAACTCCATTGCCCTGCTGCTGCAGGCTCAAAACGAATCCAGCAAGGAGGTGGACCAGCTGTGTGCCCAAACGGAGACAATTGGAGTCAGTGAGCCAGCAACTTTGCAGGAGCGCGAGCGTAAGTTGAAGAACGCCCGCGCCATCATCGGAAATGCCATCCAGCCAG TGATACGCAGGCCAACACCGTTTTATGGCAtcggcaacggcaacggcaatGGCTATGGGAATGAcatggtgggtggtggtgttggtggtggtggttcGTCTGTTAACAGTGCACCCAAGCGAGCACAGAGTGGCATCAATTTTATGGGCTATTCAGGAGCAATATCGCCGGgaacagcggcagcggcaacaTCGCCACCGATTATGGAACCCCAGACGGCACCGCCGGTGCTGATATCACCCAATGCTTTGGCTGCGGCCAAGCAAACGATACAGCAGAGGATTTTCGGCGGTGGATTGGCCAGTCCAAATAGCAATTCCTTAACCAGAAGACCGGCCACCTGGCAACCGCAGGCCTCCTACAGCACGGCAAGCATTTTCCAACCGCCGCCGAGTGCGAGTAGTCCGTTCAagatgctgcagcagcaatatCAGCAGCGCTGTCAGGAGGATCAGAAGCCGAGTGCTCTATTCACACCGCCTCCATCGCCACAATATGCCGCCAGCCATGCCCTCGCCCAAACAGCAGCCACCTACggaagcagcaacaacagcagcaacagcggtaccagcagcagcaacaatagaggcaacagcagcaacagcaacatagGCAACTGCAACACGATGCCTAATCTCAAATACAATGTCAATTCGCGCACGAGACCATTCAATCATAATCAAGCTCAAGACACACTCAATACCAATGCCAGTGCTACATGTGCCTTGCCTGCGGCTATGTGGCTGAAAT CCTCGCCGGGCATCGAAGGACCTCCAACTCCACCCGGAGCGGTCAAGACATCGACTGCCTCGATTACCCTCAAATCGGCCACCCTGCCGCGTCGCAAGATTAACGCCAAGGCGGAGGTGCAGCTGGACATCAAGCCTCGCATCCCGGAACAGGGAGCTCCTCCCCAGCCGGCGATGCGCTTCAGCACGGAGATGCAGCATCCGGTCGCCGATCTGCGCAGTGCCCCGCCCCGCGAGGGCCCCATCCCCTACAGTCCCATCAAGACGACGGTGCAGGCGAGGGCCACCAGTTTGGAGCCCAAGGAGCATGTCATCACCATCCAGCGACCGCCCACGCAGCACGCCTACGGACGCACCGGCTCCAACACAACCACGCG TTCCGGCTCGCTGTCACGGCAGTCGACGGTGGAATCCGAGTCGGATGCGACCACCACGGCCACGAATATGTCGCAGGCCACCATCACGAGCACCTCGCAGCCCATCAAGAAGAGTCCGCGGGAGTTTATCATCCCGATTGCCGTCGAGGGAGGCGGCTTCATCACGCCCCGGGAACGCAGCGTGGAGCCATCGGAATCGAGCCACACCACCAGCAGTCGGTCCACGTTCACCCGCCTGCGTCCATCGCGTCGCATTGG CTCACTGTTAAGCGAGGCGGGCTTCGATGAGGGCTCGCCATTCCAGAAGATGCGCACCACTTCGATTACCCGGGATGGCGTCAGCGGAGGAGCCGAGGACGAGGCCCGCTTCACCCCGCACCGACTCAG AAGCTCAAGACCTGTCAAGAAAATTAGTCAAGACAACGATTCGCAAAGCTCCAACGAGGaggacgatgacgatgacgatggcTTTGAGATACTCACGGCGGAGAATCTGTTTTCGACTTTGCTGCAGCGG GTGCGGGCCCTAACGAATCGCCTGAACGTCAACAGTGACCTGACGGTCGGATTCCCCAGCCATTCTAGTCGCCTGCTCACGGACATTTCGCGGCAGGCCCAAAGTCACAGTCCATTCTGGAGCCAGGGCAGTCCCTTTGCCAG CCGCCTGAATAGCAGCAATAGCAGCGGACTGGGAGCTCCTTGGCGGCACAGCATGTCCCGGGATCTGGGCAGCGACATGGAATCGATGTTCTCGCGCACGGGGGCCACGCTGCCAAGAG
- the Nuak gene encoding uncharacterized protein Nuak isoform X4: MVISKPDGAAPNGAAGGAGATSAAQSAAPTGLDATGNSLAHPSGIPQDQIDNIMSGIANTGDVKMNNHRKKLRQRFDIIKKLGQGTYGKVQLGINKETGQEVAIKTIKKCKIEAEADLVRIRREVQIMSSVHHPNIIHIYEVFENREKMVLVMEFAAGGELYDYLSERKVLTEEEARRIFRQVATAVYYCHKHKICHRDLKLENILLDEKGNAKIADFGLSNVFDDQRLLGTFCGSPLYASPEIVEGTPYQGPEVDCWSLGVLLYTLVYGSMPFDGSNFKRLVKQISQGDYYEPRKPSRASTLIRDMLTVCPRKRASIEQICSHWWVNENDNVSCLDLAEDLANQTPVRLDVLLSLTPATITADQLVVPSAEGAAAAKAAANERVPRSHSVGSIRDMGPPNTEAERRILDMVAAGGEAALMPSPTRTITPAQSPVQTKRKLQPTVSTENAAGTTAKKKEKPANSSFVISKDGAPLTEAPPPTIIEPQATLMEAETIANIPEEVPAPAPSYSQKDMQMVGDLCEQLMGNSSTTPVAAAPPAPCTPVARQATRGKLDAVAETPEEKDATKVIKKFVNKHKTADLVNAINESASKAVAPVAAAPPFVRKCSLQDETTLNKFNSERRKSRILETAEKFQPPPPVATAAGVTPPEKPKKLSIPGVSVGSFKKEFEKKATNPPTVEGPTPGELRAQEQVAAAAAAAQEAEALSTPPPSPVVASQSLEASDSKNSVASISLDEARRSMENSIALLLQAQNESSKEVDQLCAQTETIGVSEPATLQERERKLKNARAIIGNAIQPVIRRPTPFYGIGNGNGNGYGNDMVGGGVGGGGSSVNSAPKRAQSGINFMGYSGAISPGTAAAATSPPIMEPQTAPPVLISPNALAAAKQTIQQRIFGGGLASPNSNSLTRRPATWQPQASYSTASIFQPPPSASSPFKMLQQQYQQRCQEDQKPSALFTPPPSPQYAASHALAQTAATYGSSNNSSNSGTSSSNNRGNSSNSNIGNCNTMPNLKYNVNSRTRPFNHNQAQDTLNTNASATCALPAAMWLKSSPGIEGPPTPPGAVKTSTASITLKSATLPRRKINAKAEVQLDIKPRIPEQGAPPQPAMRFSTEMQHPVADLRSAPPREGPIPYSPIKTTVQARATSLEPKEHVITIQRPPTQHAYGRTGSNTTTRSGSLSRQSTVESESDATTTATNMSQATITSTSQPIKKSPREFIIPIAVEGGGFITPRERSVEPSESSHTTSSRSTFTRLRPSRRIGSLLSEAGFDEGSPFQKMRTTSITRDGVSGGAEDEARFTPHRLRSSRPVKKISQDNDSQSSNEEDDDDDDGFEILTAENLFSTLLQRVRALTNRLNVNSDLTVGFPSHSSRLLTDISRQAQSHSPFWSQGSPFASRLNSSNSSGLGAPWRHSMSRDLGSDMESMFSRTGATLPRGEYHRIKSKYLDQ, from the exons ATGGTGATAAGCAAACCCGATGGAGCGGCGCCCAATGGAGCGGCGGGAGGAGCGGGCGCCACATCAGCAGCACAGTCAGCTGCTCCAACGGGCCTCGATGCAACCGGGAACAGTCTGGCGCATCCCTCTGGGATACCGCAGGATCAAATAGACAATATCATGAGCGGCATCGCCAATACGGGCGACGTCAAAATGAACAATCACCGCAAGAAGCTGCGACAAAG ATTTGATATTATTAAGAAACTAGGACAAGGCACCTACGGCAAGGTGCAATTAGGTATTAATAAGGAAACCGGCCAAGAGGTGGCCATTAAAACTATCAAGAAGTGCAAAATCGAGGCCGAGGCTGATTTAGTGCGCATCCGGCGCGAGGTGCAGATCATGAGCTCAGTGCATCATCCAAACATCATCCACATCTACGAAG TATTCGAGAACCGTGAGAAAATGGTGCTTGTTATGGAGTTTGCCGCTGGCGGCGAGCTCTACGACTATCTGTCTGAAAGGAAGGTTCTCACCGAGGAGGAGGCGCGCCGAATCTTCCGCCAGGTGGCCACCGCCGTCTACTACTGTCACAAGCACAAGATTTGCCATCGCGATCTCAAACTGGAGAACATCCTGCTGGACGAGAAGGGCAATGCGAAG ATTGCCGATTTCGGTTTGTCGAATGTGTTCGACGACCAGCGCCTGCTGGGCACCTTCTGCGGCTCCCCACTCTACGCCTCGCCAGAAATCGTGGAGGGAACTCCGTACCAGGGACCCGAGGTGGACTGCTGGTCGCTGGGCGTGCTGCTCTACACGCTGGTCTACGGCTCCATGCCCTTCGATGGGTCCAACTTCAAGCGGCTGGTGAAGCAGATCAGCCAGGGCGACTACTATGAGCCGAGGAAGCCTTCGCGGGCCTCCACCCTGATCCGGGACATGCTGACCGTGTGTCCGCGGAAGCGGGCCAGCATCGAGCAGATCTGCTCGCACTGGTGGGTGAACGAGAACGACAATGTGTCCTGCCTGGACCTGGCCGAGGATCTGGCCAATCAGACGCCAGTGCGTTTGGATGTCCTGCTGTCACTCACGCCAGCCACAATTACGGCGGATCAGCTGGTGGTGCCGTCGGCTGAGGGAGCAGCTGCAGCCAAGGCGGCGGCCAATGAACGCGTTCCCCGCTCCCATTCGGTGGGCTCGATCCGCGACATGGGACCACCGAACACGGAGGCGGAGCGCCGCATTCTGGACATGGTGGCCG CTGGAGGAGAAGCCGCCCTGATGCCCTCACCCACCAGGACCATTACGCCCGCCCAGAGTCCGGTGCAAACGAAGAGGAAGCTGCAGCCCACTGTTTCCACGGAGAATGCAGCCGGAACCACCGCCAAGAAGAAGGAGAAGCCGGCCAATAGCTCGTTTGTGATCAGCAAGGATGGTGCGCCGCTGACTGAGGCCCCACCACCGACCATCATCGAACCCCAAGCGACGCTCATGGAGGCGGAAACGATTGCCAATATACCAGAGGAGGTCCCGGCACCAGCGCCCAGTTACTCCCAGAAAGACATGCAAATGGTGGGCGATCTCTGCGAGCAGTTGATGGGAAATTCTTCCACCACTCCCGTGGCAGCTGCACCACCTGCACCCTGCACACCTGTTGCTCGCCAGGCCACCCGGGGCAAACTGGATGCTGTGGCGGAGACGCCCGAGGAGAAGGACGCCACCAAGGTGATCAAGAAGTTTGTGAACAAGCACAAGACCGCCGATCTGGTGAATGCCATCAATGAGAGTGCCTCCAAGGCGGTGGCGCCCGTGGCTGCTGCTCCGCCCTTCGTGCGCAAGTGCAGCCTGCAGGATGAGACCACACTGAACAAATTTAATTCGGAGCGTCGGAAATCGCGCATTCTGGAGACGGCCGAGAAGTTCCAACCACCGCCGCCAGTGGCCACAGCAGCAGGAGTAACTCCTCCAGAGAAACCCAAGAAACTCAGCATACCCGGCGTCAGTGTGGGCAGTTTCAAGAAGGAGTTCGAGAAGAAGGCCACCAATCCTCCGACCGTAGAAGGACCCACTCCGGGTGAACTGAGGGCCCAGGAGCaggtggcagcagcagcagcggcggcccAGGAAGCCGAAGCTTTGAGCACTCCGCCGCCATCGCCAGTGGTGGCCTCGCAATCCCTGGAGGCCAGCGATTCCAAAAACTCGGTGGCCTCCATTTCGCTGGACGAGGCCCGTCGCTCCATGGAGAACTCCATTGCCCTGCTGCTGCAGGCTCAAAACGAATCCAGCAAGGAGGTGGACCAGCTGTGTGCCCAAACGGAGACAATTGGAGTCAGTGAGCCAGCAACTTTGCAGGAGCGCGAGCGTAAGTTGAAGAACGCCCGCGCCATCATCGGAAATGCCATCCAGCCAG TGATACGCAGGCCAACACCGTTTTATGGCAtcggcaacggcaacggcaatGGCTATGGGAATGAcatggtgggtggtggtgttggtggtggtggttcGTCTGTTAACAGTGCACCCAAGCGAGCACAGAGTGGCATCAATTTTATGGGCTATTCAGGAGCAATATCGCCGGgaacagcggcagcggcaacaTCGCCACCGATTATGGAACCCCAGACGGCACCGCCGGTGCTGATATCACCCAATGCTTTGGCTGCGGCCAAGCAAACGATACAGCAGAGGATTTTCGGCGGTGGATTGGCCAGTCCAAATAGCAATTCCTTAACCAGAAGACCGGCCACCTGGCAACCGCAGGCCTCCTACAGCACGGCAAGCATTTTCCAACCGCCGCCGAGTGCGAGTAGTCCGTTCAagatgctgcagcagcaatatCAGCAGCGCTGTCAGGAGGATCAGAAGCCGAGTGCTCTATTCACACCGCCTCCATCGCCACAATATGCCGCCAGCCATGCCCTCGCCCAAACAGCAGCCACCTACggaagcagcaacaacagcagcaacagcggtaccagcagcagcaacaatagaggcaacagcagcaacagcaacatagGCAACTGCAACACGATGCCTAATCTCAAATACAATGTCAATTCGCGCACGAGACCATTCAATCATAATCAAGCTCAAGACACACTCAATACCAATGCCAGTGCTACATGTGCCTTGCCTGCGGCTATGTGGCTGAAAT CCTCGCCGGGCATCGAAGGACCTCCAACTCCACCCGGAGCGGTCAAGACATCGACTGCCTCGATTACCCTCAAATCGGCCACCCTGCCGCGTCGCAAGATTAACGCCAAGGCGGAGGTGCAGCTGGACATCAAGCCTCGCATCCCGGAACAGGGAGCTCCTCCCCAGCCGGCGATGCGCTTCAGCACGGAGATGCAGCATCCGGTCGCCGATCTGCGCAGTGCCCCGCCCCGCGAGGGCCCCATCCCCTACAGTCCCATCAAGACGACGGTGCAGGCGAGGGCCACCAGTTTGGAGCCCAAGGAGCATGTCATCACCATCCAGCGACCGCCCACGCAGCACGCCTACGGACGCACCGGCTCCAACACAACCACGCG TTCCGGCTCGCTGTCACGGCAGTCGACGGTGGAATCCGAGTCGGATGCGACCACCACGGCCACGAATATGTCGCAGGCCACCATCACGAGCACCTCGCAGCCCATCAAGAAGAGTCCGCGGGAGTTTATCATCCCGATTGCCGTCGAGGGAGGCGGCTTCATCACGCCCCGGGAACGCAGCGTGGAGCCATCGGAATCGAGCCACACCACCAGCAGTCGGTCCACGTTCACCCGCCTGCGTCCATCGCGTCGCATTGG CTCACTGTTAAGCGAGGCGGGCTTCGATGAGGGCTCGCCATTCCAGAAGATGCGCACCACTTCGATTACCCGGGATGGCGTCAGCGGAGGAGCCGAGGACGAGGCCCGCTTCACCCCGCACCGACTCAG AAGCTCAAGACCTGTCAAGAAAATTAGTCAAGACAACGATTCGCAAAGCTCCAACGAGGaggacgatgacgatgacgatggcTTTGAGATACTCACGGCGGAGAATCTGTTTTCGACTTTGCTGCAGCGG GTGCGGGCCCTAACGAATCGCCTGAACGTCAACAGTGACCTGACGGTCGGATTCCCCAGCCATTCTAGTCGCCTGCTCACGGACATTTCGCGGCAGGCCCAAAGTCACAGTCCATTCTGGAGCCAGGGCAGTCCCTTTGCCAG CCGCCTGAATAGCAGCAATAGCAGCGGACTGGGAGCTCCTTGGCGGCACAGCATGTCCCGGGATCTGGGCAGCGACATGGAATCGATGTTCTCGCGCACGGGGGCCACGCTGCCAAGAGGTGAATATCACAGAATAAAGAGTAAATACCTAGATCAGTAG